One region of Ahniella affigens genomic DNA includes:
- a CDS encoding aspartate carbamoyltransferase catalytic subunit, whose product MRHVQFAEDGRLRHLITLDGVSRQELEALIETALALRQTALRPVNKLPTLRGRTVVNLFFEPSTRTRTSFELAAVRLSADVVNFDVAHSSTKKGETLIDTLRTLEAMRCDLFVVRHKENGTPALLAEHAQPGVAIVNGGDGNHAHPTQGLLDMLTIRRHKGEDFSKLSVAVIGDILHSRVARSDIQALKTLGVQDLRLAAPAELLAPELRAFGQVFDRIDHAIAGADVIMMLRLQKERMDQALIASDADYFRQWGLSQERLALAKPDAIVMHPGPMNREVEIASSVADGPQSVILEQVGNGVPMRMAVMSRLLAG is encoded by the coding sequence ATGCGTCACGTTCAATTTGCCGAAGATGGCCGGCTCCGCCATCTGATCACGCTGGACGGCGTCAGCCGCCAGGAGCTCGAAGCGTTGATCGAAACAGCTTTGGCGCTTCGGCAGACCGCGCTTCGGCCAGTCAACAAGTTGCCCACGCTGCGTGGTCGCACGGTCGTCAACCTGTTCTTCGAGCCCTCCACGCGGACACGTACCAGCTTCGAGTTGGCCGCGGTACGCCTGAGTGCCGATGTCGTCAATTTCGATGTGGCGCATTCGTCGACGAAAAAGGGCGAGACCCTGATCGACACCTTGCGCACGCTCGAGGCCATGCGCTGCGACCTGTTTGTGGTGCGGCACAAGGAAAACGGCACACCGGCACTGTTGGCCGAGCATGCGCAGCCGGGCGTGGCGATCGTCAATGGTGGCGATGGCAATCACGCGCATCCTACGCAAGGCCTGCTCGATATGCTGACCATTCGACGCCACAAGGGTGAGGACTTCAGCAAGCTCAGCGTCGCCGTCATTGGCGACATTCTGCATTCACGGGTAGCGCGCTCCGACATTCAAGCGCTGAAAACGCTGGGCGTGCAGGACTTGCGACTGGCTGCGCCAGCGGAGTTGCTGGCACCCGAACTGCGCGCCTTCGGTCAGGTGTTTGACCGCATTGATCACGCGATCGCAGGCGCCGACGTCATCATGATGCTGCGTCTGCAGAAAGAGCGCATGGATCAAGCGTTGATCGCATCGGATGCCGATTACTTCCGACAGTGGGGCTTGAGTCAGGAGCGTCTGGCGCTGGCCAAGCCCGATGCGATTGTCATGCATCCGGGCCCGATGAACCGCGAAGTCGAAATCGCCAGCAGTGTGGCGGATGGCCCGCAGTCGGTGATTCTGGAACAAGTCGGCAATGGCGTGCCCATGCGTATGGCCGTGATGTCTCGTTTGCTTGCTGGATAA
- a CDS encoding OmpA family protein, translated as MSRLIWICFACLLSGFAHADFGLPPEVKLPAQVGVSDGQELLHEDLAEASFQQDATGAESVVRRGEHFKRWLRYTPAAGEPALGFYNGSEERIFNAVAATLKQAGWQQVYVDETKASSVFHYQKPGRELWLRMDNDAPQAYVGLELIVPASVVQTWQHPVPKATAEAVASAQNFPYLNPMPGSSAPEGARADGPLDVSLAFGANASTDPVLVGSAVQTRSYQGPKTLSTLQFMTEQRAALKQAGWQLLFPKDDADHETGLLIAHYQQQGRNLWVRMSIEFGARYAYQVVDLGAEDWAAALKKDCSLPIYGVQFDTNQATLKSASESVLQKALATIQAVPTGVIEVQGHTDAVGDDASNQALSDRRAKAVLTWLTSHGVPLARLQAKGYGETQPIADNDSDTGRARNRRVALHLAGCSKP; from the coding sequence ATGTCGCGCTTGATCTGGATCTGTTTCGCCTGCTTGCTGAGTGGTTTCGCGCACGCCGATTTTGGTCTGCCGCCGGAAGTCAAATTGCCGGCCCAGGTTGGCGTGTCCGACGGTCAGGAGCTCTTGCACGAGGATCTGGCCGAAGCGAGCTTTCAGCAGGACGCGACGGGCGCCGAGAGCGTGGTCCGCCGTGGTGAGCACTTCAAGCGTTGGTTGCGCTACACGCCCGCCGCGGGCGAGCCCGCGCTGGGCTTTTACAACGGTTCTGAGGAACGCATATTCAATGCCGTTGCGGCGACCCTGAAACAAGCAGGATGGCAGCAGGTATACGTCGATGAGACCAAAGCATCGAGTGTGTTTCATTATCAGAAGCCTGGGCGCGAACTCTGGCTCCGCATGGATAACGATGCGCCGCAGGCCTATGTGGGACTGGAGCTCATTGTGCCGGCGTCGGTTGTGCAAACCTGGCAACACCCCGTGCCAAAGGCGACTGCGGAAGCGGTGGCGAGTGCTCAGAACTTCCCTTATTTGAACCCGATGCCGGGCTCCAGCGCGCCCGAAGGTGCGCGCGCGGACGGGCCGCTCGATGTGAGTCTGGCATTCGGCGCGAATGCGTCGACTGATCCGGTGTTGGTCGGTTCAGCCGTGCAGACGCGTAGCTACCAAGGACCAAAGACCTTGTCGACCCTGCAATTCATGACCGAGCAGCGCGCAGCGTTGAAACAGGCTGGGTGGCAACTGCTGTTTCCGAAGGACGATGCCGACCACGAAACCGGATTGCTGATCGCGCACTACCAGCAGCAAGGCCGCAACCTCTGGGTTCGGATGAGCATTGAATTCGGTGCCCGCTACGCCTATCAAGTCGTCGATCTGGGTGCCGAGGATTGGGCGGCCGCCCTCAAGAAGGATTGCTCATTGCCGATTTATGGCGTGCAGTTCGACACGAACCAGGCCACGCTGAAATCGGCTTCCGAAAGCGTGTTGCAGAAGGCGCTCGCCACCATTCAAGCGGTGCCAACCGGGGTCATCGAAGTCCAAGGTCATACCGATGCGGTAGGCGATGACGCCAGCAATCAGGCACTGTCAGATCGCCGCGCCAAGGCCGTGTTGACTTGGCTGACCAGCCATGGGGTGCCCCTGGCGCGTCTGCAGGCGAAGGGGTATGGAGAGACCCAGCCGATCGCCGACAACGATTCAGATACGGGTCGCGCGCGCAACCGTCGGGTTGCACTGCATCTGGCTGGATGTAGCAAACCCTGA
- the pyrR gene encoding bifunctional pyr operon transcriptional regulator/uracil phosphoribosyltransferase PyrR translates to MNDDVAVEPLLSEWTARIQAGLGARGILRPRLVGIQTGGVLLAEHLARALSPDQPLGRLDISFYRDDHGQIGLHPKVLPSHLPWSIEGEHVLLVDDVLYTGRTIRAALNELFDWGRPASVQLAVLISRDGRELPIQADYVGRDLTIGAGRHIKLRAEPVLHLETIQIPER, encoded by the coding sequence ATGAACGACGATGTGGCAGTGGAACCGCTGTTGAGTGAGTGGACCGCCCGGATTCAGGCCGGTCTTGGCGCCCGCGGCATCTTGCGACCGCGACTGGTCGGGATTCAGACGGGTGGCGTATTGCTGGCGGAACATCTCGCGCGCGCGCTTAGTCCGGATCAGCCGCTGGGCCGACTCGATATCTCGTTCTATCGCGATGATCACGGCCAGATTGGATTGCACCCGAAGGTGCTGCCTTCCCATCTACCCTGGTCGATCGAAGGTGAGCATGTGTTGCTGGTTGACGACGTGCTCTACACCGGCCGCACCATTCGCGCCGCGCTGAACGAGCTGTTTGACTGGGGTCGGCCCGCGTCGGTGCAACTGGCGGTATTGATCAGCCGCGACGGCCGCGAGTTGCCGATCCAGGCCGACTACGTGGGGCGTGACCTCACGATTGGCGCCGGTCGGCACATCAAGCTGCGAGCCGAGCCGGTGTTGCACCTCGAAACCATCCAGATTCCGGAGCGTTGA
- the pmbA gene encoding metalloprotease PmbA produces the protein MNIENSQEELARLSQVAEDVLQRARSLGASQAEVGLNIDAGLNVNVRLGEVETVEHTRDRGVAVTVYLGQHKGTASTADIRPDSIRTTVEQAIAIARYTEADPCAGLADPARMAVAAKDFDQWHPWALSADAAIALGLRCEQAGRDVDARINNSDGASVSSNASLSVYANSHGFVGSGRDTRHSISVALLAEDDQGMQRDYWYSTALSAADLEAAEAIGQRAAARTLARLSPQKIQTTTAPILFAPELARGLIGSLISAVSGGALYRRASFLLDSLGTQVLPAGVSIHENPWLNKGFASSWFDAEGVATAPNTLVADGVLQRYVLGSYSARKLGLSSTGNAGGVHNLLVQAKDTQTFDQLLAQMGRGLLVTELMGQGLNLVTGDYSRGAAGFWVEGGKIAYPVDEITIAGNLRHMLTGIVGVGSDVDLRSHILCGSLLIEQMTIAGASAPAAVLEA, from the coding sequence ATGAACATTGAAAACAGCCAAGAGGAACTCGCGCGACTGAGCCAAGTGGCCGAGGATGTCCTGCAAAGGGCCCGGTCGCTCGGTGCCAGCCAGGCCGAGGTCGGCCTCAATATTGATGCCGGCCTGAACGTCAATGTGCGCCTGGGCGAGGTCGAAACGGTCGAGCACACTCGCGACCGCGGCGTTGCCGTGACCGTCTACTTAGGCCAGCACAAAGGCACCGCCAGTACTGCCGACATTCGTCCGGACAGCATCCGCACAACCGTTGAGCAGGCCATTGCGATCGCCCGCTATACCGAAGCCGACCCGTGCGCGGGCCTGGCTGACCCGGCACGGATGGCTGTTGCGGCAAAAGATTTCGACCAGTGGCACCCATGGGCGCTCAGTGCGGATGCCGCGATCGCACTTGGGCTCCGGTGCGAGCAGGCCGGACGCGATGTGGACGCCCGGATTAACAATTCCGACGGCGCTTCCGTTTCGAGCAACGCCAGCCTGTCGGTCTACGCCAACAGCCACGGGTTTGTTGGCAGTGGTCGCGATACGCGGCACAGCATTTCCGTGGCGCTGCTGGCCGAAGACGACCAGGGGATGCAACGCGACTACTGGTACAGCACCGCCCTGTCTGCCGCTGATTTGGAGGCCGCTGAAGCCATTGGTCAGCGCGCGGCAGCCCGAACGTTGGCGCGACTCAGCCCACAAAAGATCCAAACCACCACCGCACCAATCCTGTTTGCGCCCGAGTTGGCACGCGGGCTGATTGGCAGTTTGATCAGCGCCGTCAGTGGCGGCGCGCTGTATCGCCGCGCCAGTTTCTTGCTGGATTCGTTGGGCACCCAGGTCTTGCCCGCCGGGGTCAGCATTCACGAGAACCCTTGGCTAAACAAGGGCTTTGCGTCCAGTTGGTTTGACGCTGAAGGCGTCGCCACAGCGCCCAATACCCTGGTCGCTGATGGCGTGTTGCAGCGCTACGTGCTCGGCAGCTATTCGGCACGGAAGCTGGGGCTTTCGAGCACCGGTAACGCGGGTGGTGTTCACAATCTGCTGGTGCAGGCCAAAGACACCCAGACATTCGACCAACTACTGGCGCAGATGGGTCGCGGCCTCCTGGTCACGGAGCTGATGGGTCAGGGGCTGAATCTGGTCACCGGCGATTACTCGCGCGGCGCCGCGGGATTCTGGGTCGAAGGGGGCAAGATCGCCTACCCCGTCGATGAAATCACGATTGCCGGCAATCTCCGGCACATGCTGACGGGCATCGTTGGCGTGGGCAGCGATGTCGATCTCCGCTCTCACATCCTCTGTGGTTCGCTGCTGATCGAGCAGATGACCATTGCCGGCGCCTCTGCGCCTGCCGCTGTTCTGGAGGCCTGA
- a CDS encoding nucleoside deaminase, with protein sequence MLYAQVHLTLPAWVFQEVDTDRPYHGDDERMALAAQLARRNVEMETGGPFGAAIFDGNGKLVSVGVNRVVPQSTSLAHAEIMAFMTAQQRLQRFRLNQDGGHFSLYTSAQPCCQCYGASFWAGIDELVIGARADDVHELTEFDEGPLPTDWIGELQQRGVKVRTDVLRQTCREVLAAYQRGAGVRY encoded by the coding sequence ATGCTTTATGCGCAAGTACATCTGACCCTGCCGGCCTGGGTGTTTCAGGAAGTCGACACTGATCGCCCCTACCACGGCGATGACGAACGCATGGCGTTGGCCGCGCAGTTGGCCCGCCGCAATGTCGAAATGGAGACCGGCGGCCCATTTGGGGCAGCGATCTTTGATGGGAACGGCAAGCTCGTGTCGGTCGGCGTCAATCGGGTCGTGCCGCAATCGACGTCTCTGGCCCATGCCGAGATCATGGCGTTCATGACGGCGCAGCAGCGCCTGCAGCGGTTCCGCCTCAATCAGGATGGTGGCCATTTCAGCTTGTACACGTCCGCCCAGCCCTGTTGTCAGTGCTATGGCGCGAGCTTCTGGGCCGGTATCGACGAATTGGTCATTGGCGCGCGTGCCGACGACGTGCATGAGCTGACCGAGTTTGATGAGGGCCCGCTGCCAACCGATTGGATTGGCGAGTTGCAACAGCGCGGCGTAAAGGTCCGGACGGATGTTCTGCGCCAGACCTGCCGGGAAGTGCTGGCCGCCTATCAACGCGGTGCCGGCGTCCGTTACTGA
- a CDS encoding DUF4344 domain-containing metallopeptidase produces MNRLLVGLLSCCLSLSVLAAEPFRLAPPQAMFRESVHLQQFVRGTLRFVLLHEAGHGFVDLYDIPVLGREEDAADRFATWWMGPSESEDGGDAIAAVEWWLALGEHSELSREQLAWWDEHGIDEQRGYQIICLLYGTDPQTMGPLAGRTHLPEDRRESCIPEAQQNDQSWRAYLSGNTARAPMQLDGFLVPVKYQPAASEANQAAASLVQEWQVLEELAAMLKQFRFPEGEAMIRLVGRECGTPNAYWSGDEHTITLCYELVNLVADVGVAAGFKPEPEAP; encoded by the coding sequence ATGAATCGCCTTCTCGTTGGCCTGTTGAGCTGTTGTCTGAGCCTCTCGGTGCTGGCCGCCGAACCCTTCCGGCTCGCGCCGCCGCAGGCCATGTTCCGCGAAAGCGTTCATCTGCAACAGTTTGTCCGCGGCACGTTGCGCTTTGTGCTGCTGCATGAAGCCGGGCATGGCTTTGTCGATCTCTACGACATTCCGGTTCTTGGCCGCGAGGAAGATGCGGCCGACCGCTTTGCCACGTGGTGGATGGGCCCGAGCGAGAGCGAAGACGGGGGCGACGCGATCGCCGCGGTCGAATGGTGGCTGGCACTGGGTGAACACAGCGAGCTGAGCCGCGAACAGCTGGCCTGGTGGGACGAGCATGGCATCGACGAGCAGCGCGGCTATCAAATCATCTGCCTGCTCTATGGCACGGACCCGCAGACGATGGGCCCGCTTGCCGGGCGCACGCACCTGCCGGAAGACCGGCGCGAATCGTGCATTCCAGAAGCCCAGCAGAACGACCAGTCTTGGCGGGCCTACCTGAGTGGCAACACGGCGCGGGCGCCGATGCAGTTGGACGGCTTTCTGGTCCCGGTCAAATACCAGCCGGCGGCGTCGGAAGCCAATCAGGCAGCCGCCAGCCTGGTGCAGGAATGGCAGGTGCTGGAAGAACTGGCCGCGATGCTGAAACAGTTCCGGTTTCCGGAAGGCGAGGCAATGATCCGACTGGTGGGTCGGGAATGCGGCACCCCGAATGCGTACTGGAGCGGCGACGAGCACACGATCACCCTGTGCTACGAACTGGTCAACCTGGTGGCCGATGTTGGCGTGGCCGCCGGTTTCAAACCGGAACCGGAGGCGCCGTGA
- a CDS encoding NAD(P)/FAD-dependent oxidoreductase: protein MTDRVQGTDPSLKPQVLIIGGGFGGLWATRALASAPVDITLIDRTNHHLFQPLLYQVATAGLSAPDIAAPLRHILRSQRNVTVLMGEVTGIDVSKQLVMIGNEPLRYDYLIVAAGATHAYFGNDAWQQHAPGLKTLEDAFGIRARMLAAFEAAERTDDPIARARHLRFAVIGGGPTGVELAGTLAEIARHTLPREFRRADPRRAEIHLIEAGPRVLASMPESLSESACRQLTKLGVQVHTGTPVTVIDADGLMLGPNRIEASTVLWAAGVAASPLGASLPAERDRAGRVKVDPDLSVPGHPNVFVIGDLASIQCDGKPVPGVAPAAKQMGRHVAARIRQMLAGKSDRPAFRYVDFGNLATIGRLAAVVDLRGVRFAGASAWLFWLFAHLFFLIGFRNRLVVLINWAISYLTYQRAARVIIGTPKPDPIKNPA, encoded by the coding sequence ATGACTGATCGCGTCCAGGGAACGGACCCATCCTTGAAGCCGCAGGTGCTGATCATCGGCGGCGGCTTCGGCGGCTTGTGGGCCACGCGCGCGCTGGCGTCAGCGCCCGTCGATATCACGCTGATCGATCGCACCAATCACCATCTGTTTCAGCCATTGCTCTATCAAGTGGCGACGGCCGGCCTGTCGGCGCCGGATATCGCCGCGCCACTGCGACATATCCTACGCAGCCAGCGCAACGTTACCGTGCTGATGGGCGAGGTCACGGGCATCGATGTCAGCAAGCAGTTGGTGATGATCGGCAATGAGCCTTTGCGCTACGACTATTTGATTGTGGCTGCCGGCGCGACTCATGCGTATTTCGGGAACGACGCGTGGCAGCAACACGCCCCGGGTTTGAAAACGCTGGAAGACGCATTTGGTATACGCGCGCGAATGCTGGCGGCGTTTGAGGCTGCTGAGCGCACCGACGATCCAATTGCGCGCGCCCGGCACCTTCGTTTTGCCGTGATTGGTGGCGGTCCCACGGGTGTCGAGCTGGCGGGCACGTTGGCGGAAATCGCCCGGCATACGCTACCGAGAGAGTTTCGTCGCGCCGATCCACGTCGGGCCGAGATTCATCTGATCGAAGCTGGACCGCGTGTACTGGCAAGCATGCCGGAGTCACTGTCAGAGAGCGCGTGTCGGCAACTGACCAAGCTCGGCGTGCAAGTGCATACAGGGACTCCGGTCACTGTGATCGATGCGGATGGCCTGATGCTCGGTCCGAACCGCATCGAAGCCAGTACGGTGCTCTGGGCAGCGGGCGTTGCCGCGTCACCACTCGGTGCGTCGTTGCCAGCTGAGCGGGATCGGGCCGGACGCGTCAAGGTTGATCCCGATCTCAGTGTGCCAGGACATCCAAACGTGTTCGTCATTGGGGATCTGGCGTCAATCCAATGCGACGGCAAGCCCGTTCCCGGCGTGGCGCCAGCTGCCAAGCAAATGGGGCGCCATGTCGCGGCCCGAATCCGCCAAATGCTGGCGGGCAAATCAGACCGGCCGGCATTCCGGTACGTCGATTTTGGCAATCTGGCGACGATCGGTCGCCTGGCGGCGGTGGTTGATCTGCGCGGGGTTCGATTTGCCGGCGCAAGCGCGTGGCTGTTCTGGCTGTTCGCGCATCTCTTTTTTCTGATTGGATTCCGGAACCGATTGGTCGTGTTGATCAACTGGGCGATCAGCTATCTGACGTATCAGCGCGCCGCGCGCGTCATTATCGGCACGCCAAAACCTGACCCAATAAAAAACCCGGCCTGA
- the sufT gene encoding putative Fe-S cluster assembly protein SufT — MSRYSQTSEPIRFERDCEVVMVPSGDVVNLPAGQVGYITQALGGSFTVFVEGNLFRVKNQDADALGKEPMPLPEVPENASDEEFEKAVWSQLRTCFDPEIPVNIVDLGLVYTCDITRQDDGQRKVAVQMTLTAPGCGMGDILVTDVRDKIELLPKVAEADVELVFDPPWNQSMMSDVAKLETGML; from the coding sequence ATGAGTCGTTACAGCCAGACCTCCGAACCGATTCGCTTCGAGCGCGACTGTGAAGTCGTCATGGTGCCATCGGGCGACGTGGTCAACTTGCCCGCCGGCCAGGTTGGGTATATCACCCAGGCATTGGGCGGCAGTTTCACCGTGTTTGTCGAGGGCAACCTGTTCCGGGTCAAGAATCAGGACGCCGATGCCCTTGGCAAGGAGCCGATGCCCCTGCCAGAAGTGCCAGAAAACGCCAGTGACGAGGAATTCGAAAAGGCCGTGTGGTCGCAGCTTCGAACCTGCTTCGATCCGGAGATTCCGGTCAATATCGTCGATCTCGGCCTGGTCTATACCTGCGATATCACGCGCCAGGACGACGGCCAGCGCAAAGTGGCTGTGCAGATGACATTGACCGCGCCTGGCTGTGGCATGGGGGATATTTTGGTCACCGATGTGCGCGACAAGATTGAACTGCTGCCCAAAGTGGCCGAGGCCGATGTCGAGCTCGTGTTTGACCCGCCCTGGAACCAGTCGATGATGTCGGACGTCGCGAAGCTTGAAACCGGCATGCTGTAG
- the yjgA gene encoding ribosome biogenesis factor YjgA — protein sequence MTAMRDDFNPDEFYGGPSRSQQRREALDVLALAKTLMELSEGELEQVPISAGLRQQVDFARSITAHIARKREMQFLAKHLRKAEDELPAIRKAVAANKLDKRRQSAALHRAEQWRDRLLLGQDDDVNAALEAFPSLDRQTLRQLQRQARQEADRGQPPTAARKVFKLLRDAQAALGKDADVDADADLTSDSHPTDDDGHHPED from the coding sequence ATGACGGCCATGCGTGACGATTTCAACCCCGACGAGTTCTATGGCGGCCCCAGCCGCAGCCAGCAGCGCCGCGAGGCGCTGGACGTATTGGCATTGGCCAAAACCCTGATGGAGCTGTCGGAAGGCGAGCTGGAGCAGGTGCCGATCAGCGCGGGCCTGCGCCAGCAGGTCGACTTTGCGCGGAGCATCACCGCCCATATCGCGCGGAAGCGCGAGATGCAGTTTTTGGCCAAGCACTTGCGCAAAGCCGAGGACGAACTCCCGGCGATCCGCAAAGCGGTGGCAGCCAACAAGCTGGATAAGCGTCGCCAATCGGCTGCGTTGCATCGGGCCGAGCAGTGGCGCGATCGCCTGCTGTTGGGCCAGGACGACGACGTGAATGCGGCTCTCGAAGCGTTCCCAAGCCTCGATCGCCAAACGCTCCGACAACTGCAGCGCCAGGCTCGGCAGGAGGCCGATCGAGGTCAGCCGCCCACGGCGGCGCGAAAAGTGTTCAAGCTACTCCGCGACGCTCAGGCCGCGCTGGGGAAGGACGCCGACGTCGACGCGGATGCAGACCTCACTAGCGACAGCCATCCCACTGACGACGACGGGCATCACCCCGAGGACTGA
- a CDS encoding DUF2541 family protein: protein MKTKLSLILSAALLSLCALSVHADDSRYLGSTKLAHHENDLDLIKTRCKPRINAIKLKAKHGQVEIESLWVRFRDGSTDTLHVRDRIAQGGETRWIDLEGGKRCVVQIGVIGDTELSLDRARVDVYGRY from the coding sequence ATGAAGACGAAGTTGTCTCTGATCCTGTCTGCAGCATTGCTGAGCCTTTGTGCCCTGAGTGTGCACGCCGATGATTCGCGCTACCTGGGCAGCACCAAGCTCGCGCACCACGAGAATGACCTGGACCTGATCAAGACGCGCTGCAAACCGCGCATCAATGCGATCAAGCTCAAGGCCAAGCATGGTCAGGTCGAAATCGAGAGTCTTTGGGTGCGCTTCCGCGATGGCAGCACCGATACGCTGCATGTTCGCGACCGCATCGCCCAAGGTGGCGAAACGCGCTGGATCGATCTCGAAGGCGGCAAACGCTGCGTCGTGCAGATCGGTGTGATCGGTGATACCGAGCTGTCGCTGGATCGCGCCCGGGTCGATGTCTACGGCCGCTACTAA
- the rpsU gene encoding 30S ribosomal protein S21, which translates to MPSVKVRENEPFEFALRRFKRSCEKAGILAETRKREFYEKPTQERKRKAAAAVKRNSRRVSRDVTKRKRMY; encoded by the coding sequence ATGCCATCCGTCAAAGTCCGCGAAAACGAGCCATTCGAGTTTGCCCTGCGCCGCTTCAAGCGCTCGTGCGAAAAGGCCGGCATTCTTGCCGAGACCCGCAAGCGCGAGTTCTATGAAAAGCCGACGCAAGAGCGCAAGCGCAAGGCCGCTGCCGCGGTCAAGCGCAACTCGCGTCGCGTCTCCCGCGATGTGACCAAGCGCAAACGCATGTATTGA
- a CDS encoding PilZ domain-containing protein, whose protein sequence is MEHRRSKRRSVENAIPVINTMTGQVLGQVGNLSVDGLMLIANKPVKSNALYQLSFHIEDSRGLPVAIEMGCHEQWSEVAQTGQFWAGFRIIDIAARDLDLLAAWVDNEG, encoded by the coding sequence ATGGAGCATCGCCGCTCAAAGCGACGTTCAGTCGAAAACGCGATTCCGGTGATCAACACGATGACCGGACAGGTACTCGGGCAAGTGGGCAATCTGTCTGTGGATGGCCTGATGCTGATCGCCAACAAACCCGTCAAGAGCAACGCGCTCTACCAGCTCAGCTTTCATATCGAAGACAGCCGCGGCCTTCCCGTCGCCATTGAGATGGGCTGTCACGAACAGTGGAGCGAAGTGGCGCAGACGGGGCAGTTCTGGGCGGGGTTCCGCATCATCGACATTGCCGCCCGCGACCTCGACCTGCTCGCTGCCTGGGTCGATAACGAAGGCTGA
- a CDS encoding GatB/YqeY domain-containing protein → MSLKAQLTEDMKTAMKGGLKEKLGVIRLINAAIKQREVDERITLDDSQVLAVLEKMSKQRKDSIEQYSNAGREDLAEVERAELVIIQAYLPAQLSEAELLDILNATIAEIGATGPKDMGKVIGALRPKVAGRADLGKLSEQVKARLAAL, encoded by the coding sequence ATGAGCCTCAAGGCCCAACTCACCGAAGACATGAAGACCGCCATGAAGGGCGGCCTCAAGGAAAAGCTCGGCGTGATCCGCTTGATCAATGCCGCGATCAAACAGCGCGAAGTCGATGAGCGCATCACGCTCGACGACAGCCAGGTGCTGGCCGTGCTCGAAAAGATGTCCAAGCAGCGCAAGGATTCGATCGAGCAGTACAGCAATGCGGGCCGCGAGGATCTCGCCGAGGTCGAGCGCGCCGAACTCGTCATCATCCAGGCGTACCTGCCCGCGCAATTGAGCGAGGCGGAGCTGCTCGATATTCTGAACGCGACGATCGCCGAGATCGGCGCCACCGGCCCGAAGGACATGGGCAAGGTGATCGGCGCGCTGCGCCCGAAAGTGGCGGGCCGTGCGGATCTTGGCAAGCTGTCTGAGCAGGTCAAGGCCCGCCTCGCCGCGCTCTGA